A stretch of the Vulcanisaeta souniana JCM 11219 genome encodes the following:
- a CDS encoding glycoside hydrolase family 15 protein gives MGRKIIYLVIGIVLIIIGIIMIAISLINRQVNVQIPINSTSPSYLLLSNWRNLSIYISTGYPIPKPALNGESSKPPSILQILYGKYGLLGINITITNLGSARAAYLELNNTVIIDGDNGVVSILIPPNYTSIAIMGRSNTTLTIRIFIPATYGYQVINNTYIAITSPLRASLYSNNGIVVEDVDGWAVLNVQGNNTYVVLNLGSDNAIPLNELMKINDYEVGNWLGQAIKPRLSGALLTEYYLSLLLIMDSQNPVTGEFAASPEPIYLHTWVRDSAFAAMALQSAGYYEPAMRYWLWMCSAQNTSGTWYTRYDFWTGAPDESFGIPEYDSIGLFQIGIWQFYEYTRNKTFLMEVLPCINKSLIWESGAINGNGLIPQDLSIWESNYAYNFWTQAIDDLGLYASAQIYRVLGLNNTWILGMANELNSSIQHYFFSGGFYSQALMSSVVYTANGSQTTYIHNGIPDSSVILPIAMGLINPHNSRALSTVNKIMHVLMVNGGLARFPGDDYHYDSSLYDSTAPDPPWVITTLFLTMYYEDVGNYTGAVELMTWCIEHSQHGLLPEAIDPRLGYPLQTTSPLTWSAAMYVITALNYRPPQRPMVMIIALTIIVVLVLAVLIYIVYGARRPK, from the coding sequence GTAACTGGAGGAATCTGAGCATATACATATCCACGGGATACCCAATACCAAAACCGGCACTTAATGGTGAATCCTCGAAACCCCCATCAATCCTGCAAATACTGTACGGCAAATACGGCCTACTCGGCATCAACATAACCATAACCAACCTGGGTAGCGCAAGGGCTGCCTACCTGGAGTTAAACAATACGGTAATCATAGATGGGGACAACGGTGTAGTATCAATACTCATACCACCAAACTACACATCAATAGCAATAATGGGTAGGTCAAACACGACGTTGACCATTAGGATATTCATTCCGGCCACATACGGCTACCAGGTTATTAACAACACGTACATAGCAATAACGAGCCCGCTTCGAGCCAGCCTGTATTCCAACAACGGCATAGTGGTTGAGGATGTGGATGGCTGGGCTGTATTGAATGTGCAGGGTAATAACACGTACGTAGTGCTGAACCTAGGTAGTGATAATGCCATACCACTCAATGAGCTAATGAAGATCAATGACTATGAGGTAGGCAATTGGCTAGGGCAAGCCATCAAGCCAAGACTAAGCGGTGCCCTACTCACCGAGTACTACCTAAGTCTCCTACTTATTATGGATAGTCAGAACCCAGTAACCGGTGAGTTCGCCGCATCGCCAGAGCCGATCTACCTCCATACCTGGGTTAGGGATTCCGCGTTTGCGGCTATGGCGCTGCAGTCGGCTGGTTATTATGAACCTGCAATGAGGTACTGGCTGTGGATGTGCAGTGCGCAGAACACCAGCGGCACCTGGTACACTAGGTATGATTTCTGGACAGGGGCTCCGGATGAGAGCTTCGGTATTCCCGAGTACGACAGCATCGGCCTATTCCAAATAGGTATCTGGCAGTTCTATGAGTATACCCGCAACAAGACATTCCTTATGGAGGTATTACCATGCATCAACAAGTCACTGATTTGGGAGTCAGGGGCCATTAACGGGAATGGCTTGATACCCCAGGACTTAAGCATATGGGAAAGCAACTACGCCTATAATTTCTGGACCCAGGCGATCGACGACCTCGGCCTATACGCCTCAGCCCAAATATACAGGGTCCTCGGACTAAACAATACCTGGATCCTGGGGATGGCCAACGAACTAAACTCGTCAATACAGCACTACTTCTTCTCTGGGGGTTTCTACTCGCAGGCCTTAATGAGCTCCGTGGTTTACACGGCCAACGGTTCACAAACGACGTACATACACAACGGAATACCCGACTCCTCAGTAATACTACCAATAGCCATGGGACTAATAAACCCACACAACAGCAGGGCATTGAGTACGGTTAATAAGATAATGCATGTGTTAATGGTTAATGGTGGGTTAGCCAGGTTTCCAGGTGATGATTACCACTACGACTCAAGCCTATATGATAGTACGGCGCCGGACCCGCCTTGGGTAATAACCACCTTATTCCTCACCATGTATTACGAGGATGTGGGTAACTACACGGGCGCGGTTGAATTAATGACTTGGTGCATTGAGCATTCACAACATGGTTTGTTGCCTGAGGCCATTGATCCAAGGCTTGGCTACCCATTACAGACAACGTCCCCATTAACCTGGTCCGCCGCAATGTACGTAATAACAGCCCTAAACTATAGACCTCCCCAGAGGCCTATGGTTATGATCATTGCGTTAACCATAATAGTGGTGTTGGTACTGGCAGTATTGATATACATAGTTTATGGCGCGAGGAGGCCTAAATGA